Part of the Methylophaga nitratireducenticrescens genome is shown below.
TCTCTGCTGTAGCAAACAGCCGAGACATTATGGTAGCTGACAATGCTCGCTGGAAAAGCTTGCGTGAACAAGCTCAATATCAGTTTGAGCGAATGGGCTTACCCGGCAGAAAAGAAGAGGATTGGAAATACACCAGCCTGTGGCAGCTGGGACAGGAAGAGTTCAGACATAGGGTAGTTCAACCCGGCTTTGTTGAAACTCATGAGTTAAAACTTGTGGTTGATGCTTATCGCATAGTGATCATTGACGGTCGGGTAGATTTAACAGCATCGTCTATCGCTCAGCTGCCAAGTGGCCTAACGTTAACGCCTTTATCCAAATCTATTGAGCGTGCTAGTGAATTCCTAAACCGGCAAATTAATATGGAAAAACCTGGCTTTAACGCAATAAATACCATGTTGATGAATGAAGGTGTATTTATTGAAGTGGCCGCCAACACCAAAATAGATAAACCGATTGAGTTAATTGTAGCGAACAGCGGCCATACGCCGCATTATGCAATGCATTTACGTCATGTCATTGTGCTTGGAAAAGGCAGTCAGGCAACTTTTATTGAAACCTATGCCGGAAATAATGAAGCCAATGGTTTAACCGATGTAGTAACTGAAATAAGTCTGGCTGAAAACGCCGAACTGTTTCACTACAAATTACAGCGTGAATCACTGGATCATTATCATGTCGCCACCATGGCCGCCACACAAGCTGCTGACAGTAAATGGCATAACACCAATATTTCACTTGGTGCAAAACTCGCCAGAAATGATGTTCATAGTCAATTAGTGGGAGAACAATCCCATGTGACGATGAATGGCCTGTATTTGGTGACAGGTGAACAGCATGTGGATAATCACACCCGCATTGATCATAGTGTGCCTAACACCACCAGTGAAGAAGTTTACAAAGGCGTATTGGATGAACAAAGCCATGCGGTATTTAACGGCAAAGTGATTGTGCATAAAGATGCCCAGAAAACCGATGCCAATCAAAGCAATCGCAATTTACTGCTGTCACGTGGTTGTGAAATTGATACCAAGCCGGAAATGGAAATCTATGCTGATGATGTCAAATGCGGACATGGCAGCGCGGTAGGGCAAATCAACGAAGATCAACTGTTTTTCCTGCGTAGCCGTGGCCTTGACGAAGTCAGTGCCCGCAGTTTGCTGACTTTTGCTTTTGCCGTGGACGTAATTGAACGCATTGCTAATCAGGAACTTAAACAATCAATTACCAAGGTGATTGAAAAGCGGTTACCTAAAGGTGGTACGCATGAGTAATTTGAACATTAATACCATTCGTGCGGACTTTCCGATCCTGCATCAGGAAATTAATGGCTATCCATTGGTGTATCTGGATAATGCGGCCACCAGCCAGAAACCACGTCAGGTCATTGATGCAGTCAGTCATTATTATCTGCACGATAATGCCAACATTCACCGTGGTGTGCATAAATTAAGTCAACGTGCTACTGATTTATACGAGGCAGCACGTAGTAAAGTTCGCCAGTTTGTAAATGCCAATTCGGATAAAGAAATCATCTTTACCCGTGGTGCGACTGAAGCGATTAATCTGGTAGCGCAAAGCTTTGTCAGACCAAAGCTGCAGGCAAATGATGAAATCCTGATCAGTCATCTGGAACATCACGCCAATATTGTGCCGTGGCAGATATTATGTGAACAGACCGGTGCCAAACTGAAAGTTATTCCGATGACCCAGACAGGTGAATTGGATTTAACCCATTTTGATGACATGCTGACTGAACGCACGAAGATTCTGGCTATCGGCCAGGTCTCCAATGCACTGGGCACCATCAATCCAGTTAAAACCATGACTGAAAAAGCCCGTGCGAAGAATATTCCGGTATTAATTGATGGCGCACAGGCAGTACCGCATATGACAGTTGATGTGCAGGATCTGGATTGCGATTTTTATGTGTTTTCCGGTCATAAAATGTTTGCTCCGACCGGTATCGGTGCGTTGTATGGTCGTGAAGCATTATTGAATGCCATGCCGCCTTATCAGGGTGGTGGCGATATGATTTTATCGGTGAGTTTCGATAAAACCATTTATAACGAGTTGCCCGCCAAGTTTGAAGCCGGCACACCCCATATTGCCGGGGTGATTGGACTGGGTGCCGCGATTGATTACATGTGGCAGGTCGGCATCGACAATATTGCCGCTCAGGAACACCATTTACTGGAGATTGCCACACGTAAAATTGAGGCTTTGCCTGGTGTAAACATCATCGGCACGGCAGTTGAAAAAGCGGCCGTGATTTCTTTCATGATCGAAGGGGTGCATCCGCATGATGTCGGAACCATTTTTGATCAACAAGGTGTGGCCATTCGCACCGGGCATCACTGCGCCCAGCCGGTAATGGAGTTTTACGATATTCCAGCAACGGCTCGTGCTTCTTTTGCGTTTTATAACTCGGAAGAAGAAGTGGATGCACTGATCCATGCCATTCAGAAAACACAGGAGCTTTTTGCCTGATGAGTGATTTAAGAGAGCTT
Proteins encoded:
- a CDS encoding cysteine desulfurase produces the protein MSNLNINTIRADFPILHQEINGYPLVYLDNAATSQKPRQVIDAVSHYYLHDNANIHRGVHKLSQRATDLYEAARSKVRQFVNANSDKEIIFTRGATEAINLVAQSFVRPKLQANDEILISHLEHHANIVPWQILCEQTGAKLKVIPMTQTGELDLTHFDDMLTERTKILAIGQVSNALGTINPVKTMTEKARAKNIPVLIDGAQAVPHMTVDVQDLDCDFYVFSGHKMFAPTGIGALYGREALLNAMPPYQGGGDMILSVSFDKTIYNELPAKFEAGTPHIAGVIGLGAAIDYMWQVGIDNIAAQEHHLLEIATRKIEALPGVNIIGTAVEKAAVISFMIEGVHPHDVGTIFDQQGVAIRTGHHCAQPVMEFYDIPATARASFAFYNSEEEVDALIHAIQKTQELFA
- the sufD gene encoding Fe-S cluster assembly protein SufD, with amino-acid sequence MKMLKEIYTDFSAVANSRDIMVADNARWKSLREQAQYQFERMGLPGRKEEDWKYTSLWQLGQEEFRHRVVQPGFVETHELKLVVDAYRIVIIDGRVDLTASSIAQLPSGLTLTPLSKSIERASEFLNRQINMEKPGFNAINTMLMNEGVFIEVAANTKIDKPIELIVANSGHTPHYAMHLRHVIVLGKGSQATFIETYAGNNEANGLTDVVTEISLAENAELFHYKLQRESLDHYHVATMAATQAADSKWHNTNISLGAKLARNDVHSQLVGEQSHVTMNGLYLVTGEQHVDNHTRIDHSVPNTTSEEVYKGVLDEQSHAVFNGKVIVHKDAQKTDANQSNRNLLLSRGCEIDTKPEMEIYADDVKCGHGSAVGQINEDQLFFLRSRGLDEVSARSLLTFAFAVDVIERIANQELKQSITKVIEKRLPKGGTHE